Within Triticum dicoccoides isolate Atlit2015 ecotype Zavitan chromosome 1B, WEW_v2.0, whole genome shotgun sequence, the genomic segment GGAAGCATTGAGAATCTATGAGTGTTTTAGCCCCTGACCGAACAGCTAAAGGGGGTCTCCACTGATCCCTGATCTCAACGAGCACATGTTGACAGGTGGGGATCACTCTCTTAGATATATGTAGTTATGTAATTGTTTTGAAAATGAAACAAACGAGGAAAAAGAAACATGAAAAAAAAGTCGAAGTAAGAACACTGAGAACTGGAGTTTCTGGGGAAACCGAACAGAAAACCTGAGTAAAACACAGACCAGAAGGAAAAAAAATGACGGAAAACCGGCTGAGCCCTgccgctgctgggccggcccacgtcGCGGGCGAGCAGCGGCATTTGCGGCTTGGCCCAGCTACAGATGACCCAAATCCGATCATTCCCCGTTGCTGTACAGTTGTTCTGCTCCgttctgaaaagaaaaaaaactgctccggtccgccgccgccctcccgccCCCGTGCTTCATCGCTGCCCGAATTATTCGCCGGAGCAACGCGATTCCTGCACGCTCTTATTGCTCCCGCTCTTCCGGTAAGCTCTTCCGGCTTGTCCTGCCTCCCGCCTATTTCTCTGTCCCCAGTTCTCGCGCAGTCGCGCTCTCTGTGCAGATAGATCTAGACCTCACGCGGACACGCTTCGCGTACGCTCTGATGTTACTAGTTCGATGTTAGCTACTGCGGCCTGCGAATCCTTTAGGTGGTACCGATATCTGGGCGCATGTATGATGGTTGTGGTATTCTTTTGTAGAGAATCTGTTTTAACTTTTAAGAGCACATATATTGCTCTGGTAAATCGACCGAATTCGCGCCGCATCTGATTGAATGTCCTCTCTGCTCTCTGCAGCAGAAGATCCGTTTTCTGAAATTGGCGCTGAATCGTGTACACAACGATTTCTTCTTCAAGTGGCAATGGTAAGTGAGTCTTGATTAGAAAGGGCTACAGGTGATTGTGCAGCATGGCTAGATGTTGTGTTTAACCAACTTATTTTGCAGGATCCCAAGGGTCTTGACAGCGATAAGTCTGCGAGTAGGCTCTATGTGGGCAATCTGGATTTTAGGATATCAGAGTGAGTTTTTCTCTAGTGCATCTTCCTTCCAAGGTTGGCCTGATGTTATGTGTAATCCAACATTATAGTGTGATTCTCCAGGTCTGACGTTATCAAGATGTTCTCCCCCTATGGAAAGATCATAGCCGAGGATTTCCTGTTGCATACACGTGGCCCGAAGCGAGGCGAGCCTCGTGGTTATGCCTTTGTTCAGTACACTACCAAAGAGGTACGAGTAATATTCATTACTTGTTGCAAACATTGATGGGTCCTGGTAATTCTCACCTTTGCCACCTGAAGTGAGCATGCAGGAAGCTCAGTTGGCAAAGGAAAAGATGAATGGCAAGTTGGTCTGTGGACGTCCTGTGGTGGTTCACCTAGCGAGTGAGAAGTGTTTCCTAGATTCTGGTAATTCACAAAGAGCGCTGAAAGACAAGAAACTGGCAGGTGGTTCGGGAAGCAAATCAGCACAAACTGATCGTGCTGCAAAGATATCTGCGATAAAAAACAAGTTGAAGTCTCTGGAGAATGATGGCTGTAGCACAAAAAGACCAAGACTTAACCCTGATGACTTGAAAAGCACCGGAGAACAATCTGATAGGAAGCTTTGAAGTGAACTTAGTCAGCTCATTGTGAACAATGCCCTATCATGCTGGTTGCATAGCTGATGTTTCTGCAGTTGTAATACTCTAGCTTTATCAAGTTAGACAAACTAAAGGTGTAACATGACACAGTTCACCGGATTTGTACAACAGTTTGCACCAATGACCATTGTCCAAGTAACAATTAAGTCTTCATGGAGAAACCATTTTCCAATCCAGTTCTCATGCTGGTCTATGAGCTGATCTTCTGCCCAACCCATATATTTGCCCAACTGAATTGCGTCACAGTTGGTTTATTCAGCTCTTTTGAAATTGGAAGCTCACTTACCTCTGAAATCATGCGACGTAAAAGATCATTTTATGTTGTTACGTTCTGGAGTTGAATAGGATACAACCATTTTGGATGTTTTTTATGTTGTCACCAACCATACATGGCAATTTTTTTGTTGTTGCTTTGTGCAAACCGATACTGGTGGTAAGAAATGTGGTGCTGTCACTGCTTTGTAAGATTGGAACCCTCTTAGTCATGGAGATTTACTTTTAGCCAAATTGGCATGTATCAGTACCAGTGCAATGCTTACTTTTATACACTATACTACCTGGAAGTAGAACAACATATACAACAAGGATTGAATAACCATTTTGTTTCAATAAGCCCCCTGTTGCTGGGATATGCGACAAGAATTTACTTGGGACTTTTAAAACTCTAAAAAGTTTTGGAGTTGCTCAGCGATCTGTTACATGTGATTTCTGTCAGCATTGCAATATCATGCTTCTACCTCATCTGTTGTTTCAACTAGAATATCTACATGGTTATTCCGGTATTTGGGGTGTAGCATCTGATGATATCTCATCTGTAGTGGTATCGATTTCAATGAATATTTATCTGTCCTAGAATCTCGGAAGTGCACTTAGTTGGAAACATACAGGCAACATTTACTTTCCTTTACTTATGTTACTTTGCTGCCTGGACATCATTATATGATTTCTCAAGGGTCATATTCTGAATAATAAGACAAGGTACTTTGAGTAAATGTTCTGCAAATCTGTGCTCCTGGAAAGCTAGGATTTGTAGGGACAAAATGTGCTTGATTGCTCGACAAAGTATGACAACAAGCTCAGAATCTGTCATATATTACGAATGTACATGGCTGCCTGGTCGGGATAATTCATATGAATTGTTCTGTCCAATGTGTTGTCAAGTTTTGGAACACGGATCAGTGGCGAACCAGCATCAGTAGTCATTCATGTCTCCAAACCTTAGCTGTCATTTTTGCATTGCCTACCATAAAGTCATGTAGATAGCTGCCGGATGCTGTAAGTCTCACATCTCGTGGCATATTTGTTATGCTACAGCACATAATGGCATCATCGTTGAAGTTGAATTATTCGCTGTGTCTGTTTCTTCCTTTGTTCTTACAGAAGCTCTTTTGAAAGTTTGCAAAGATGCCATTGCCTGGTATAGAAATCAAAGACTGAGAATATCACGGTATCACCCTGTTTTCCTACTTGATCATCATTACACCTATTTAATCATTACAATGGGGATGCTTTATATTATATTATGGGACAGGGGGGAGTATTACATATGCTAGAAATTGTGGTCGACACCTTTTCTTCTTCATCTAGGATAGAGACTACTTCTATTCTGCTCAGGTTTCATGGCAGTTCCTACGGGTCCCCACTAATCTGATTAGGATCGTCTTTGGCAACTGGGATGCTTGTAGTAAGTAAACAACATTGGTCTCTACTCTACACTTAAACCAACACAGTTCACAGCTGGGGTGCTTAGGAAACAGTAAGAGTTCCAGGCATTACCTAAAAGAGTAGTACAATCTGGTATTTCAAGAAAGTAAGGAGCTATTCAAATCATGTTATCCATCCATAAAATTTCCACAGAACGTGCAATGATTTCTGAGCAGGCACAAAGCGCACACATGTTCCGGCCTGAAGCACAAACAAATCGTCAAAGACAATATGTACAGTAGTACATTTCCTGAACTAACTACTATCTCCTTTAATCATGGACATGAATGCTTTTCAGGCTTCTTCTCCACGCCTTTCTTTAACAGCTCAGTTTCCAACAAGGTTGCTTTGTGGCGCAACGGCGCACACATCATGCAGACATGCACCAAACTGCATTCAGGCCGGTTTGGTTCCTTCTGGCTCTGGGGCAGCCTAGACTTGCACACCTTTAGTCCATCACATCACAAATACGCTTAATCATCACGCTGGATTCGCCATGTGGTTTTTGTTTCACCGACTGAGCTCGCCACTGAATAACAAATTGCAGACCGTTGTCCCCCGCCTCTTTTGAGGgcgttcaactttgttcttctgccTCAAGACCAGGTTCATGGAATGCCATCGAAGGCTCCCTTCAGAATCTGTGCTTGTTTCCCCCGTCAGCTTACACATCCCATGCTCCACAATTTCAATATTGCAGGGCGTACTCAACTGGGGCGACAGGAGGAGGATCAATAGGGCGAACTCGCATGTGAAGACCATTGGCTCTTGCCTCTTGGTTGGTTGGTGGGTTCCTGTCATGTTTACTCGAAAAACCATGAACTATTTAGTAGATAGTGTTCATTGCTCGCACTTGGTAGCGCTATAACATGCTAGATTATGGTCTGAAAACATTGAGCATTGTTCCATGTAGATTCTGGAACTAGCTCGAGCGCATATGGCAACATGATAGGGAGATGCTCTCTGCGGGAACACTCTTTTGTCCCGATTACCTCACCCACCCGACTAATCCCCTATCATTGCTGGCTGCATCCATGAGCTTGTCTTTGACAGGTCTTTTGGGACTGAATATTGGAGATAACATTTTGTTATTTGTCTTTCCCACTGCAAGGTCTACAGCACGACAAGTGTCAGTAGAGAGTAGTACATGACacgcaaatataagatgttctaacttttttctaaTTCAGATGTATATTGTCACGTTTTAGTGTATTTCAGTTTGTATGTACTCCCTGTAAGAtgatttttgacactacactagtgtcaaaaaacgtcttatattatgggacagagggagtagtttatattgaggtACTATcagaaacatcttatatttgtgaacggatgtAGGGTAACACGATTTGCGAATATGATTCCGTTTGACGAAATTTAGAGCAACCTACGTGTGACACGTCCTCACAGTTCGGTCGGCGTGTAGTTTCAGATGATGCAAATGCGAATGATCATCATTTTGACCTATATCCACTGTACGACACAAAATGTACAGTATAATTCTCGAGCATATTTGGATGGAATTTTGCAATGGCAACAGTCTGCTCTGTGCCCTGGAACAGTGAAAAGTACTCCTACATGGTGTGGAATTGCAAGCCTTTTTTAGCCTCTGCATTGGAACAGAAAAAGAAGGGGACACGGCACCAAACGCCTCGCTTCAGAGACGTCAACTGGTCTGTTTGTTTCTTCTCTTTTCCCACAGCCACCTCCTCGCCCGCCTCTATATTATCTTCCTCGTGGCGCCACTCACTTCCCGCGCTCGCCTCGGTTCACACGCAGCTACGTACCTCTGAGTCCTCACTCACGCGCACACTGATCCAAGCCTCTCTCTCGCTATACCTCGCGCACCGTCAACCAACCGCGTCTATGGAGGCCTCGCCGTCTCGCAGCGACAGCTTCTCCCGCGCGTGGCTCGGCTGCAGGGCGTCCATTGAGCGGCTCGACGCCGACGCTGGCCTCGGGTGCTCGTTCAACAGCTCCACGTCCTTCATCGATATGGACCCCGCGGAGCTCTTCTCCATGCGGTGGACGTCCTCCGCCGCAGTGCCggcggatgatgacgaggaggcTGCCGAGTTCGACTTTG encodes:
- the LOC119337111 gene encoding probable RNA-binding protein 18, whose protein sequence is MDPKGLDSDKSASRLYVGNLDFRISESDVIKMFSPYGKIIAEDFLLHTRGPKRGEPRGYAFVQYTTKEEAQLAKEKMNGKLVCGRPVVVHLASEKCFLDSGNSQRALKDKKLAGGSGSKSAQTDRAAKISAIKNKLKSLENDGCSTKRPRLNPDDLKSTGEQSDRKL